In Naumovozyma castellii chromosome 1, complete genome, one DNA window encodes the following:
- the NCAS0A00470 gene encoding 60S ribosomal protein eL37 (ancestral locus Anc_1.62), producing the protein MGKGTPSFGKRHNKSHTLCNRCGRRSFHVQKKTCSACGYPAAKTRSFNWAAKSKRRTTTGTGRMRYLKHVSRRFKNGFQSGSASKASSA; encoded by the exons ATGGGTA AGGGTACTCCTTCTTTCGGTAAGCGTCATAACAAATCTCATACTTTGTGTAACAGATGTGGTCGTCGTTCTTTCCATGTTCAAAAGAAGACCTGTTCCGCCTGTGGTTATCCAGCTGCTAAGACTAGATCTTTCAACTGGGCCGCTAAGTCCAAGAGAAGAACTACTACCGGTACCGGTAGAATGAGATATTTGAAGCATGTCTCTAGAAGATTCAAGAACGGTTTCCAATCTGGTTCCGCTTCCAAGGCTTCTTCTGCTTAA
- the PLM2 gene encoding Plm2p (ancestral locus Anc_1.61) encodes MPSQFPPSSPVASSNVNRYNNLSSSEDSDNSLTEKPSARTTKNHHYPTPNPSSSTGNLSSPERYIREAPSPTSRIGEVKNSPILIKLDPYDQSRLAIGRKKSVCQYILPKLKNISRQHLFLTYLRHTNEIILECNGTNSIIITLPLKLTCQLVKEEKVYKISTNVDATNSTAIVTFILSQNETIIMPYLEGIIIDFRKIKVSLHLKETSNLNQDKDDEYFTETEDEQTALEINSDDFHSKMTTPSKKLRNVERSPSTEPMSRVPSTETTPRELQYHEPQNPSTPIKRKTDVSGNDRLSNQMTPIKTKRSHQPLKINLPLLSPEFDNDTSTIEDQRFDIEKLLLRTDDDNKSQNLLLQFRTESEHTTSPPLHKGKNNENHKEERVSVLAPSTNIVIEKNDDNSNYKELQYVLTNYLAFSNVHQVPLSQLHTVNSTISELTQDELRNILETEPSIGIIKRKGKDAIGKPLEEEYYYDMENDSNEERKMLVTQLKGERTGLRTCRKRHKQYFWKKPTKK; translated from the coding sequence ATGCCCAGCCAATTCCCACCATCGTCACCCGTCGCAAGCTCAAATGTTAACCGCTATAACAACCTCTCAAGTTCAGAGGATAGTGATAATTCCTTAACTGAAAAGCCAAGTGCTAGAACAACAAAGAATCACCACTATCCAACGCCAAACCCTTCCTCAAGTACTGGGAACCTATCGTCGCCAGAAAGATATATCAGGGAAGCTCCCTCACCTACATCTCGTATTGGTGAAGTTAAAAATTCACCAATACTTATAAAATTAGACCCGTACGACCAATCACGTCTTGCGATTGGACGGAAGAAATCAGTGTGCCAATACATCCTACcgaaattgaagaatatttcacGACAACATCTTTTCCTCACTTATTTAAGGCATACCaatgaaattatattaGAATGTAACGGTACCAATTCTATTATTATCACTCTTCCCTTAAAGTTAACGTGTCAATTAGTGAAAGAGGAGAAAGTTTACAAGATATCTACCAATGTTGATGCTACCAATTCTACAGCAATTGTAACGTTCATTCTTTCCCAAAACGAGACAATAATTATGCCATATTTGGAAGGCATAATAATAGACTTTAGGAAAATCAAAGTGAGCTTACATCTTAAAGAAACATCGAACCTGAACCAGGATAAGGATGACGAATATTTTACGGAAACAGAGGATGAACAAACCGCCCTTGAAATCAATAGTGATGATTTCCATTCTAAAATGACTACAccttcaaaaaaattaagaaatgTAGAAAGATCTCCTTCAACTGAGCCAATGTCGAGAGTTCCCTCAACAGAAACAACACCAAGAGAGCTACAGTATCATGAACCACAAAATCCTTCGACTCCAATAAAGAGGAAAACAGATGTATCTGGGAATGATAGATTATCTAATCAAATGACTCCAATTAAGACCAAGAGGAGTCACCAACCTCTTAAGATAAATTTGCCCCTATTGAGTcctgaatttgataatgacaCATCTACTATAGAGGATCAAagatttgatattgaaaaattgcTACTTCGAACGGATGATGACAATAAATCCCAAAACTTGTTATTACAATTCAGGACAGAAAGTGAGCATACCACATCACCACCTCTTCATAAAGGAAAAAACAATGAGAATCATAAAGAGGAAAGAGTTTCAGTACTAGCACCATCAACCAATATTgtaattgaaaaaaacgACGATAACAGTAATTACAAGGAATTACAATATGTCCTAACCAATTACTTAGCATTCTCCAATGTTCACCAAGTGCCTCTATCACAACTACACACAGTTAATTCAACTATTTCCGAACTAACTCAAGACgaattaagaaatataCTGGAAACTGAACCTTCTATCGGAATTATTAAAAGAAAGGGTAAAGATGCCATTGGCAAGccattagaagaagaatattattatgaCATGGAAAATGATTCCAACGAGGAGAGAAAGATGTTGGTGACACAATTAAAAGGTGAAAGAACAGGATTGAGAACATGCAGGAAGAGACataaacaatatttttggaagaaaCCAACAAAAAAGTGA